Proteins encoded together in one Felis catus isolate Fca126 chromosome B3, F.catus_Fca126_mat1.0, whole genome shotgun sequence window:
- the RCCD1 gene encoding RCC1 domain-containing protein 1 isoform X7 has product MAEERRGSWFGFGFCGFGQALGSGRGRQVHSPEPLQTPGEGEGADVCRVSASWSYTAFVTRGGRLELSGSAGCAAGGCRDAWASEALLVVLRAGPGRGSGTELQAWAPGSALSGEPLWAHTVGPEAEGEDAPGGEPQAGALPLLPGGRAYVSPRPPFYSPLAPELRARRLELGAEHALLLDEAGQVFSWGQGRHGQLGHGTLEAELEPRPLEALQGVPMAEVAAGGWHSVCVSETGDIYIWGWNESGQLALPSRSLAEVGKTAAGEASGLKEDGCDVRTAEGESGGLAPFIAIQPFPALLDLPPGTDAVKASCGSRHTAVVTRSLTSAE; this is encoded by the exons ATGGCCGAGGAGCGCCGAGGATCCTGGTTCGGCTTCGGTTTCTGCGGCTTCGGGCAGGCGCTGGGCTCGGGGCGCGGGCGCCAGGTGCACAGCCCCGAGCCGCTGCAGACCCCGGGCGAGGGCGAGGGCGCGGACGTCTGCCGCGTGAGCGCGAGCTGGAGCTACACCGCCTTCGTGACCC GTGGAGGCCGGCTGGAGCTGTCGGGCTCCGCGGGCTGCGCGGCGGGCGGCTGCAGGGACGCGTGGGCCTCGGAGGCGCTCCTCGTGGTGCTGCGCGCCGGGCCGGGACGCGGGTCCGGGACGGAGCTGCAGGCCTGGGCGCCGGGTTCGGCGCTGAGCGGAGAGCCCCTGTGGGCCCACACCGTGGGGCCGGAGGCCGAGGGGGAAGACGCACCGGGCGGTGAGCCCCAGGCCGGGGCCCTGCCCCTGTTGCCCGGCGGGCGGGCCTACGTGAGTCCGCGGCCGCCCTTCTACAGCCCTCTGGCCCCCGAGCTGCGGGCGCGCCGGCTGGAGCTGGGCGCCGAGCACGCGTTGCTGCTGGACGAGGCGGGCCAGGTGTTCTCCTGGGGCCAGGGCCG GCATGGACAGCTGGGCCACGGGACTCTGGAGGCCGAGCTGGAGCCGAGGCCGCTGGAGGCGCTGCAGGGCGTACCCATGGCTGAGGTGGCTGCAGGGGGCTGGCACTCCGTGTGTGTGAGTG AGACTGGCGATATTTATATCTGGGGCTGGAACGAATCCGGGCAGCTGGCCCTGCCCAGCAGGAGCCTGGCAGAGGTTGGCAAGACCGCCGCAGGGGAAG CCAGTGGACTGAAGGAAGACGGTTGTGACGTGAGGACAGCCGAGGGTGAGAGTGGAGGCCTGGCCCCCTTCATAGCCATCCAGCCCTTCCCCGCTTTACTGGATCTCCCCCCGGGCACAGATGCAGTCAAGGCCAGCTGTGGATCCCGGCACACAGCAGTGGTGACCA GGTCTTTGACGAGTGCTGAGTAG